Proteins co-encoded in one Cupriavidus nantongensis genomic window:
- a CDS encoding branched-chain amino acid ABC transporter permease, with product MNPTTLPARGHAARNATLATALGWVVAFAVLAALPLLLTADSHKFYIELLSKVMIMAIFALSLQLLIGYTGLVSLGHAAYFAMAAYATAMLAPQSGPGNGWVLLAGALAASAALALVVGALVLRTRGVYFIMVTLAFAQMVYFVFHDTKVAGGSDGTYIYFRPEFPVPGEHLLTVNDPMHFYWLVWLGLVATVAVLMLVLRSRFGHALVGIRHNEQRMRAAGYATYRYQLGAFVAGGLLAGLAGFLYAIQFGFVNPEIASWHQSGNAMLIVILGGVGSLAGAVLGAFSFVLLAEWFSTLTKHWQLLMGGFIIVAVALLPRGLVSLPSVLRHGRRRRRNGDAGSGTDEAAAEPRSHTEAA from the coding sequence ATGAATCCGACGACATTGCCGGCGCGCGGGCACGCCGCGCGCAACGCCACGCTGGCCACCGCGCTGGGCTGGGTAGTGGCCTTCGCGGTGCTGGCCGCGCTGCCGCTGCTGCTGACCGCGGACAGCCACAAGTTCTATATCGAGCTGCTCAGCAAGGTGATGATCATGGCGATCTTCGCGCTGTCGCTGCAGCTGCTGATCGGCTACACCGGGCTGGTCAGCCTGGGCCATGCCGCCTACTTCGCCATGGCCGCCTATGCCACCGCCATGCTGGCGCCGCAGAGCGGGCCCGGCAACGGCTGGGTGCTGCTGGCCGGCGCGCTGGCGGCATCGGCCGCACTGGCGCTGGTGGTGGGCGCGCTGGTGCTGCGCACGCGCGGCGTGTATTTCATCATGGTGACGCTGGCGTTTGCGCAGATGGTGTATTTCGTGTTCCACGACACCAAGGTCGCGGGCGGCAGCGATGGCACCTATATCTACTTCCGCCCGGAATTTCCCGTGCCCGGCGAGCACCTGCTGACGGTGAACGACCCGATGCACTTCTACTGGCTGGTGTGGCTCGGGCTGGTGGCGACCGTGGCGGTGCTGATGCTGGTGCTGCGCTCGCGCTTCGGCCACGCGCTGGTCGGCATCCGCCACAACGAGCAGCGCATGCGCGCGGCCGGCTATGCCACGTATCGCTACCAGCTTGGCGCCTTTGTCGCGGGCGGGCTGCTGGCGGGGCTGGCCGGATTCCTCTATGCGATCCAGTTCGGCTTCGTCAATCCGGAGATCGCGTCGTGGCACCAGTCCGGCAACGCCATGCTGATAGTGATCCTGGGCGGCGTCGGCAGCCTGGCCGGCGCGGTGTTGGGCGCGTTCTCGTTCGTGCTGCTGGCCGAGTGGTTCAGTACGCTGACCAAGCACTGGCAGCTGCTGATGGGCGGCTTCATCATTGTCGCGGTGGCGCTGCTGCCGCGCGGGCTGGTGAGCCTGCCGTCGGTGCTGCGGCACGGGCGCCGGCGCCGCCGCAATGGCGATGCCGGCTCCGGCACCGACGAAGCCGCCGCCGAGCCGCGCAGCCATACGGAGGCCGCATGA
- a CDS encoding ABC transporter ATP-binding protein: MNAPATPILEAQQLTRRFGGLTAVAGVDLTLALHEIHAVIGTNGAGKSTLINMLSGELPPSSGRLRLKGEDVTGWSQPRLARHGVGRSYQRNNIFLPLTVRENCRLAAQSRAQRAWRLWESAQGCRTAATLADEAMERAGLEHLADRRASDLAHGQKRQLEVAMCLATQPVALLLDEPLAGMGAEESARMLALLRGLREGHAILLVEHDMDAVFSFADRITVMVNGAVIATGSPEAIRTNHEVQVAYLGEEEDEAA, from the coding sequence ATGAACGCGCCCGCCACCCCCATCCTCGAGGCGCAGCAGCTGACCCGGCGCTTCGGCGGCCTGACCGCCGTGGCGGGGGTCGACCTGACGCTGGCGCTGCATGAGATCCACGCCGTGATCGGCACCAACGGCGCCGGCAAGTCGACCCTGATCAATATGCTGTCCGGCGAATTGCCGCCTTCCTCGGGCCGGCTGCGCCTGAAGGGCGAGGACGTGACCGGCTGGTCGCAGCCGCGGCTGGCGCGCCATGGAGTGGGGCGCAGCTACCAGCGCAACAACATCTTCCTGCCGCTGACGGTGCGCGAGAACTGCCGACTGGCGGCGCAGTCGCGCGCCCAGCGCGCCTGGCGGCTATGGGAAAGCGCCCAGGGCTGCCGCACCGCCGCGACGCTGGCCGACGAGGCCATGGAGCGCGCCGGGCTGGAGCACCTGGCGGACCGGCGCGCCAGCGATCTCGCGCACGGGCAGAAGCGCCAGCTGGAGGTGGCGATGTGCCTGGCCACGCAGCCGGTCGCGCTGTTGCTGGACGAGCCGCTGGCCGGCATGGGCGCGGAAGAATCGGCACGGATGCTGGCACTGCTGCGCGGCCTGCGCGAAGGCCACGCCATCCTGCTGGTGGAGCACGACATGGACGCGGTGTTCTCGTTCGCCGACCGCATCACCGTGATGGTCAACGGCGCCGTGATCGCCACCGGCAGCCCCGAGGCGATCCGCACCAACCACGAAGTCCAGGTCGCCTACCTGGGCGAGGAAGAGGACGAGGCCGCATGA
- a CDS encoding ABC transporter ATP-binding protein, with translation MNQQNPAAAPATPMIEATGINAWYGSSHVLRDIDFTVGAGETVGLLGRNGMGKSTLLRTLLGHVRQRQGRIRVAGRDVSRAQPFEVARLGVAYVPEGRGIFPSLSVRENLLMAARKGCHGRSDWDEARVLDLFPRLKERLSHGGQQLSGGEQQMLSIGRALMTNPDCLVLDEATEGLAPRIVREIWAVIATVRATGIASVVVDRNFRSVLAHADRAVVLEKGRVVLSGPASDLAGKPEALDRYLGV, from the coding sequence ATGAACCAGCAGAACCCCGCGGCGGCCCCCGCCACGCCGATGATCGAGGCCACCGGCATCAACGCCTGGTATGGCTCCAGCCACGTGCTGCGCGACATCGACTTCACCGTCGGCGCGGGCGAGACGGTCGGGCTGCTCGGGCGCAACGGCATGGGCAAGAGCACGCTGTTGCGCACGCTGCTGGGCCATGTGCGCCAGCGCCAGGGCCGCATCCGCGTGGCCGGCCGCGACGTCTCGCGCGCGCAGCCGTTCGAGGTGGCACGCCTGGGGGTGGCCTACGTGCCGGAAGGGCGCGGCATCTTCCCGAGCCTGTCGGTGCGCGAGAACCTGCTGATGGCGGCGCGCAAGGGCTGCCATGGCCGCAGCGACTGGGACGAGGCGCGCGTGCTCGACCTGTTCCCGCGCCTGAAGGAACGCCTGTCCCATGGCGGCCAGCAGCTGTCGGGCGGCGAGCAGCAGATGCTGTCGATCGGCCGCGCGCTGATGACCAACCCCGATTGCCTGGTGCTGGACGAAGCCACCGAGGGGCTGGCGCCGCGCATCGTGCGCGAGATCTGGGCCGTCATCGCCACCGTGCGGGCCACCGGCATCGCGTCGGTGGTGGTCGACCGCAATTTCCGTTCGGTGCTGGCGCACGCCGACCGTGCCGTGGTGCTGGAAAAGGGCCGGGTGGTGCTGTCCGGTCCCGCCTCGGACCTGGCCGGCAAGCCGGAAGCGCTGGACCGTTACCTCGGCGTTTGA
- a CDS encoding potassium transporter Kup — protein MTQSTTSHYFVESPSTRALVLGAVGVVFGDIGTSPLYALKECFSKEHGIAFSTDAVLGVISMLFWAMIIVVSIKYVVFVMRADNDGEGGVLALMALVLRTVAPRSGKAKVLMMLGIFGACMFYGDAVITPAISVLSAVEGLEIAAPQLSQFVIPITLVILAALFLIQRHGTAAVGKLFGPVMTAWFLALGALGVYNLVQAPEILKAVNPYYGITFLVEHALQAFIVLGSVFLVLTGAEALYVDMGHFGARPIRIGWFILVMPCLMLNYFGQGAMLLNNPGGAENPFYLMVPELLLIPMVLLATCATVIASQAVISGAYSLTSQAIQLGFLPRMRVRYTSAAEIGQIYLPVVNWMLLALVFGVVISFKKSENLAAAYGIAVTTTMVITTILATVCMRNVWKWNPALVAVLGAAFLVVDLSFFAANLLKVAEGGWFPLLLGSSAFFLLMTWYSGRKLLRARSLEDGIPLEPFIAGLLAHPPHRVEGTAVFLTGNTDSVPVSLLHNLKHNRVLHERVVFLNFITRDVPYVDDDQRLSCKDLGGGVFILKSEYGFKETPDVQKVLDLADRKLDMHFELMETSFFIARESVIPSKLPGMPMWRESLFAWMHQNGAKPSDFFQIPANRVVELGTKVEI, from the coding sequence ATGACCCAATCCACAACCAGCCACTATTTTGTCGAGAGCCCCAGCACGCGCGCGCTGGTGCTCGGCGCGGTAGGCGTCGTCTTCGGCGACATCGGCACCAGCCCGCTCTACGCTCTCAAGGAATGCTTCAGCAAGGAGCACGGCATCGCCTTCAGCACGGACGCCGTGCTGGGCGTGATCTCCATGCTGTTCTGGGCCATGATCATCGTGGTCTCGATCAAGTACGTGGTGTTCGTGATGCGGGCCGACAACGACGGCGAGGGTGGCGTGCTGGCGCTGATGGCGCTGGTGCTGCGCACCGTGGCGCCGCGCTCAGGCAAGGCCAAAGTGCTGATGATGCTGGGCATCTTCGGCGCCTGCATGTTCTACGGCGATGCGGTGATCACGCCGGCGATCTCGGTGCTGTCGGCGGTGGAGGGGCTGGAGATCGCCGCGCCGCAGCTGTCGCAATTCGTGATACCGATCACGCTGGTGATCCTGGCGGCGCTGTTTCTGATCCAGCGCCACGGCACCGCGGCGGTGGGCAAGCTGTTCGGCCCCGTGATGACGGCGTGGTTCCTGGCGCTGGGCGCACTGGGCGTCTACAACCTGGTGCAGGCGCCTGAAATCCTGAAGGCGGTCAACCCCTACTACGGCATCACCTTCCTGGTCGAGCACGCGCTGCAGGCCTTCATCGTGCTGGGCTCGGTGTTCCTGGTGCTGACCGGGGCCGAGGCCCTGTACGTCGACATGGGCCACTTCGGCGCGCGCCCGATCCGCATCGGCTGGTTCATCCTGGTGATGCCGTGCCTGATGCTGAACTACTTCGGCCAGGGCGCGATGCTGCTGAACAACCCGGGCGGCGCCGAGAACCCGTTCTACCTGATGGTGCCGGAGCTGTTGCTGATCCCGATGGTGCTGCTGGCTACCTGCGCCACCGTGATCGCCTCGCAGGCGGTGATCTCGGGCGCGTACTCGCTGACCAGCCAGGCGATCCAGCTGGGCTTCCTGCCGCGCATGCGGGTGCGCTATACCTCGGCGGCGGAGATCGGCCAGATCTACCTGCCGGTGGTCAACTGGATGCTGCTGGCGCTGGTGTTCGGCGTGGTGATCTCGTTCAAGAAGTCCGAGAACCTGGCGGCCGCCTATGGCATCGCGGTGACCACCACCATGGTCATCACCACCATCCTGGCGACGGTGTGCATGCGCAACGTCTGGAAATGGAACCCGGCGCTGGTCGCGGTGCTGGGCGCGGCCTTCCTGGTGGTCGACCTGTCGTTCTTCGCGGCCAACCTGCTCAAGGTCGCCGAGGGCGGCTGGTTCCCGCTGCTGCTGGGCAGCAGCGCGTTCTTCCTGCTGATGACGTGGTACAGCGGGCGCAAGCTGCTGCGCGCGCGCAGCCTGGAAGACGGCATTCCGCTCGAGCCCTTCATCGCCGGCCTGCTGGCGCACCCGCCGCACCGGGTCGAGGGCACCGCGGTGTTCCTGACCGGCAACACCGACTCGGTGCCGGTGTCGCTGCTGCACAACCTGAAGCACAACCGCGTGCTGCACGAGCGCGTGGTGTTCCTGAACTTCATCACGCGCGACGTGCCGTACGTCGACGACGACCAGCGCCTGAGCTGCAAGGACCTGGGCGGCGGCGTGTTCATCCTCAAGTCCGAATACGGCTTCAAGGAAACGCCGGACGTGCAGAAGGTGCTGGACCTGGCCGATCGCAAGCTGGACATGCATTTCGAGCTGATGGAGACCTCGTTCTTCATCGCCCGCGAATCGGTGATCCCGTCCAAGCTGCCGGGCATGCCGATGTGGCGCGAAAGCCTGTTCGCGTGGATGCACCAGAACGGCGCCAAGCCGTCGGACTTCTTCCAGATCCCGGCCAACCGGGTCGTCGAACTGGGCACCAAGGTCGAGATCTGA
- a CDS encoding alpha/beta fold hydrolase yields MPMFKQQIRLCTSRDGVRLAYAVTGSGAPLVKAANWMSHLEFDVGSPVWSHMITALSDTHTLIRYDERGCGLSDRDIEDLSFDAWLRDLETIVDATGVDHFPLLGISQGASIAVAYAVAHPQRVSHLVLHGGYARGRLKRDHLSQRLLEEAELMNKLAELGWGQENPAFRQFFTTQFIPGGTAEQHAWFNELERVSTSPLNAARFMRVFNDIDVVALLPRVSCPTLVLHAVRDARVPFDEGRLIASEIPGARFVPLESGNHLLLEDEPAWRRWLDEVRAFLPSAQPARSPAFAAFTALTRRERDIVELIAQGRDNAQIAAHLDLCEKTVRNHITSIFAKLEVENRGQAIVLARKAGFDRAGA; encoded by the coding sequence ATGCCGATGTTCAAGCAGCAGATCCGCCTGTGCACCAGCCGCGATGGCGTGCGGCTGGCCTATGCCGTCACCGGCAGCGGCGCGCCGCTGGTCAAGGCGGCCAACTGGATGAGCCATCTGGAGTTCGACGTCGGCAGCCCGGTGTGGAGCCACATGATCACGGCGCTGTCCGACACGCATACGCTGATCCGCTATGACGAGCGCGGCTGCGGACTGTCCGACCGCGACATCGAGGACCTGTCCTTCGACGCCTGGCTGCGCGATCTCGAAACCATCGTCGACGCCACCGGCGTCGACCATTTCCCGCTGCTGGGTATCTCGCAGGGCGCATCGATCGCCGTGGCCTACGCGGTCGCGCATCCGCAGCGGGTCAGCCACCTGGTGCTGCACGGCGGCTACGCGCGCGGGCGCCTGAAGCGCGACCACCTGAGCCAGCGCCTGCTGGAAGAGGCCGAGCTGATGAACAAGCTGGCCGAACTGGGCTGGGGTCAGGAGAACCCCGCCTTCCGCCAGTTTTTCACCACCCAGTTCATTCCCGGCGGCACCGCCGAGCAGCATGCCTGGTTCAACGAACTCGAGCGGGTGTCGACCTCGCCGCTGAACGCCGCGCGCTTCATGCGCGTGTTCAACGACATCGACGTGGTGGCGCTGCTGCCGCGCGTATCGTGCCCGACGCTGGTGCTGCACGCGGTGCGCGACGCGCGCGTGCCGTTCGATGAAGGCCGCCTGATTGCCAGCGAGATTCCCGGCGCGCGCTTCGTGCCCCTGGAAAGCGGCAACCACCTGCTGCTGGAGGACGAGCCGGCGTGGCGTCGCTGGCTCGACGAGGTGCGCGCGTTCCTGCCGTCGGCGCAGCCGGCACGCTCTCCCGCGTTCGCCGCGTTCACCGCGCTCACGCGCCGCGAGCGCGATATCGTCGAACTGATCGCGCAGGGGCGCGACAACGCGCAGATCGCTGCCCACCTGGACCTGTGCGAAAAGACCGTGCGCAACCATATCACCAGCATCTTCGCCAAGCTGGAAGTGGAAAACCGCGGCCAGGCCATCGTGCTGGCGCGCAAGGCCGGCTTCGATCGCGCCGGTGCCTGA
- a CDS encoding Hsp20/alpha crystallin family protein → MSDFIFGTDLFSEFDRMQRQMASLFGGFPSSLRSGRFGAFPPLNIGTTDDSIEIVVFAPGLKAEQFEVSVDKGLLTISGERAATQPEGDAEARPYAQERFAGSFRRVIELPQAADPDKVQARYANGCLSISVGKREASRPRAITVS, encoded by the coding sequence ATGAGTGACTTCATTTTCGGGACTGATCTGTTCAGTGAATTCGACCGGATGCAACGGCAGATGGCGAGCCTGTTCGGCGGCTTTCCGTCCAGCCTGCGCTCCGGGCGTTTCGGTGCGTTTCCGCCGCTCAATATCGGCACCACCGACGACTCCATCGAGATCGTGGTGTTTGCCCCGGGCCTGAAGGCGGAGCAGTTCGAGGTGTCGGTCGACAAGGGCCTGCTGACCATCAGCGGCGAGCGCGCCGCGACCCAGCCCGAGGGCGACGCCGAGGCGCGGCCCTATGCGCAGGAGCGCTTTGCGGGCAGCTTCCGCCGTGTGATCGAGCTGCCGCAGGCGGCCGATCCCGACAAGGTGCAGGCACGCTACGCCAACGGCTGCCTGTCGATCAGCGTCGGCAAGCGCGAGGCCTCGCGCCCGCGTGCCATCACCGTCAGCTAA
- a CDS encoding Hsp20/alpha crystallin family protein: MTDSNQVVQRDQANAAGQGGAVAQRREEAPAPAMTLIPAVDIFETAAGVTLWADLPGVPREKLEVNVHDSSLRIEGEAVLPMPSGLRVQHAEVRQPRYARTFTLSPDLDASAIEANLQDGVLKLTIPRRDEARPRRIEVSVG, encoded by the coding sequence ATGACCGATTCGAATCAAGTCGTCCAGCGCGACCAGGCCAATGCGGCCGGGCAGGGTGGTGCCGTGGCGCAACGCCGCGAAGAGGCCCCGGCCCCGGCCATGACGCTGATCCCCGCCGTCGACATCTTCGAAACCGCCGCGGGCGTTACGCTTTGGGCGGACCTGCCGGGGGTGCCGCGCGAGAAGCTGGAAGTCAACGTGCACGACAGCAGCCTGCGCATCGAGGGCGAGGCGGTGCTGCCGATGCCGTCGGGCCTGCGCGTGCAGCATGCCGAGGTACGTCAGCCGCGCTATGCGCGCACGTTCACGCTGAGCCCGGACCTGGACGCGTCCGCGATCGAGGCCAACCTGCAGGATGGCGTGCTGAAGCTGACCATCCCGCGCCGCGATGAAGCGCGGCCGCGCCGGATCGAGGTCTCGGTGGGCTAA
- a CDS encoding bifunctional UDP-4-keto-pentose/UDP-xylose synthase, with protein MQVKKVLILGVNGFIGHHLTRRILETTPWEVYGMDMNTDRLGDLVDHPRMHFFEGDITINKEWIEYNIRKCDVVLPLVAIATPATYVRQPLRVFELDFEANLPIVRAAVKYRKHLVFPSTSEVYGMCSDEEFDPEASPLVYGPINKPRWIYACSKQLMDRVIHAYGMEQGLNYTLFRPFNWIGAGLDSIFESKEGSSRVVTQFLGHIVRGEPIRLVDGGAQQRAFADIADGISALMRIIENPGGVASGKIYNIGNPDNIHSVRELAEMMLKMAADYPEYAQEARHTQIVETSSGDFYGKGYQDVQHRVPKIDNTIEELGWRPKIGMEAALRRIFEAYRGHVSDARVLVNQG; from the coding sequence ATGCAAGTCAAGAAAGTACTGATTCTCGGCGTCAACGGCTTCATCGGCCACCACCTGACGCGCCGCATCCTGGAAACCACGCCGTGGGAGGTCTACGGCATGGACATGAACACGGACCGCCTGGGCGACCTGGTCGACCACCCGCGCATGCATTTCTTCGAGGGCGACATCACCATCAACAAGGAGTGGATCGAGTACAACATCCGCAAGTGCGACGTGGTGCTGCCGCTGGTCGCCATCGCCACCCCCGCCACCTACGTGCGCCAGCCGCTGCGCGTATTCGAGCTGGACTTCGAGGCCAACCTGCCGATCGTGCGCGCCGCGGTCAAGTACCGCAAGCACCTGGTGTTCCCGTCAACGTCCGAGGTCTACGGCATGTGCAGCGACGAGGAGTTCGACCCCGAAGCCTCGCCGCTGGTCTACGGCCCGATCAACAAGCCGCGCTGGATCTACGCCTGCTCCAAGCAGCTGATGGACCGCGTGATCCACGCCTATGGCATGGAGCAGGGCCTGAACTACACGCTGTTCCGCCCGTTCAACTGGATCGGCGCGGGGCTGGACTCGATCTTCGAATCGAAGGAAGGCTCGTCGCGCGTGGTGACGCAGTTCCTGGGCCATATCGTGCGCGGCGAACCGATCAGGCTGGTCGACGGCGGCGCGCAGCAACGCGCCTTCGCCGACATCGCCGACGGCATCAGCGCGCTGATGCGCATCATCGAGAATCCCGGCGGCGTGGCCAGCGGCAAAATCTACAACATCGGCAACCCGGACAATATCCACTCGGTGCGCGAGCTCGCCGAGATGATGCTGAAGATGGCGGCCGACTACCCCGAATACGCGCAGGAGGCCCGCCACACGCAGATCGTCGAGACCTCGTCGGGCGACTTCTACGGCAAGGGCTACCAGGACGTGCAGCACCGCGTACCGAAGATCGACAATACCATCGAGGAACTGGGCTGGCGCCCGAAGATCGGCATGGAAGCGGCGCTGCGCCGCATCTTCGAGGCGTACCGGGGGCATGTCAGCGATGCCCGCGTGCTGGTCAACCAGGGCTGA
- a CDS encoding glycosyltransferase family 39 protein, with amino-acid sequence MPHRSDRLAAEPGLIVSRAATRIDGMPARIPMLVVLAFALLWFGTLGLRHLLGPDEGRYAEIAREMLGSGDWITIRYDGLKYFEKPPFHMWMTALSYALFGIGDWQARLCVALAGAAGLGLSMLAAARWFGTRAGVTAGLVLASAPMWNVAAHFNTLDMTLSGAMACVLASLLLAQHPAATPAARRRWMLACWAAMGVAVLTKGLVGVALPGLVLVLYTAVTRDLALWRRLHAAAGIALMLLVALPWYWLVARRNPEFLHFFFIHEHWQRYTSTVHARTGAPWYFVPLLVGGFLPWLGLLPGMVRAVMQRAGVAHAAGPNPPFQPALMAALWALAIFVFFSLSGSKLPGYIVPMFPALGILGGVALAHTGNHAWTRQVRAMLVLGAIGLLASPVVATLDANNTPNALYRHYAIWAALACALVIASAAAALWLLRRHGRMASVTGYAFGMLLAFSVALLGHEAIGRSASGIDLAAPISRVLRPDMPLYGVGMLDHTLPFYLRHPLTMVAQADELAFGAAQEPQKWLPTVEAFVDAWQHGPRAVALLSPQAYAALSARVPMHVIARDWRRVAVSNFAFAGERQARQPVSDSPATL; translated from the coding sequence ATGCCGCACCGTTCCGATCGCCTTGCCGCCGAGCCCGGGCTTATCGTCTCCCGTGCCGCCACACGCATCGACGGCATGCCGGCACGGATCCCGATGCTGGTGGTGCTGGCCTTTGCGCTGCTGTGGTTCGGCACGCTCGGCCTGCGCCACCTGCTGGGCCCCGATGAAGGCCGCTATGCCGAGATCGCGCGCGAGATGCTGGGCAGCGGCGACTGGATCACGATCCGCTACGACGGCCTGAAGTACTTCGAGAAACCGCCGTTCCACATGTGGATGACGGCGCTGTCGTATGCGCTGTTCGGCATCGGCGACTGGCAGGCGCGGCTGTGCGTGGCGCTGGCCGGTGCGGCGGGGCTGGGGCTCTCGATGCTGGCCGCCGCACGCTGGTTCGGCACGCGCGCCGGCGTGACGGCCGGACTGGTGCTCGCCAGCGCGCCGATGTGGAATGTCGCGGCGCATTTCAACACGCTCGACATGACGTTGTCCGGCGCCATGGCGTGCGTGCTGGCCAGCCTGCTGCTGGCGCAGCATCCCGCGGCGACGCCTGCCGCGCGCCGCCGCTGGATGCTGGCGTGCTGGGCGGCCATGGGCGTAGCGGTGCTGACCAAGGGGCTGGTCGGCGTGGCGCTGCCCGGGCTGGTGCTGGTGCTCTACACCGCCGTCACGCGCGACCTGGCCCTGTGGCGGCGCCTGCATGCGGCGGCCGGGATCGCGCTGATGCTGCTGGTGGCACTGCCGTGGTACTGGCTGGTGGCGCGGCGCAACCCGGAATTCCTGCACTTCTTCTTTATCCATGAGCACTGGCAGCGCTATACCTCGACCGTGCATGCGCGCACCGGCGCGCCGTGGTATTTCGTGCCGCTGCTGGTTGGCGGCTTCCTGCCATGGCTGGGCCTGCTGCCGGGCATGGTGCGCGCCGTCATGCAGCGCGCCGGCGTGGCCCACGCGGCCGGCCCCAACCCGCCGTTCCAGCCCGCGCTGATGGCGGCCCTGTGGGCGCTGGCCATCTTTGTGTTCTTCAGCCTGTCGGGTTCCAAGCTGCCGGGCTACATCGTGCCGATGTTCCCCGCGCTCGGCATCCTTGGCGGCGTGGCGCTGGCGCACACCGGCAACCATGCCTGGACCCGGCAAGTGCGCGCCATGCTGGTGCTGGGCGCCATCGGCCTGCTGGCGAGCCCGGTCGTGGCCACGCTCGACGCCAACAACACCCCCAATGCGCTGTACCGCCACTACGCGATCTGGGCCGCGCTGGCTTGCGCGCTGGTGATCGCAAGTGCCGCCGCGGCCTTGTGGTTGCTGCGGCGCCACGGCCGCATGGCCAGTGTCACGGGCTATGCGTTCGGCATGCTGCTGGCATTTTCGGTCGCGCTGCTCGGCCACGAAGCCATCGGCCGGTCGGCCTCCGGCATCGACCTGGCCGCGCCGATCTCGCGCGTGCTGCGCCCGGACATGCCGCTGTATGGCGTCGGCATGCTTGACCACACGCTGCCGTTCTACCTGCGCCATCCGCTGACCATGGTGGCGCAGGCCGACGAGCTGGCCTTCGGCGCCGCGCAGGAGCCGCAAAAATGGCTGCCGACCGTCGAGGCCTTCGTCGACGCCTGGCAGCATGGTCCGCGCGCGGTCGCGCTGCTATCGCCGCAAGCGTATGCCGCACTGAGCGCGCGCGTGCCGATGCATGTCATCGCGCGCGACTGGCGCCGCGTCGCGGTGTCCAACTTTGCCTTCGCCGGCGAGCGCCAGGCGCGCCAGCCTGTTTCCGATTCCCCTGCCACCCTTTAA
- a CDS encoding response regulator has product MRLLIVEDDPMLGDGLRRGLQLLDYAVDWFRNGTDADHALALAHYDAVVLDLGLPGDDGMTLLARWRAHGSRIPVIVLTARDAVDSRIGGLDAGADDYLVKPVALDELAARLRAVTRRAAGMSAPVWQHGALTFHPAARQAYWQGQPVELTSREAMLLELLLAHPNRLLTREVLRDKLYDWQGGIESNALEVHIHHLRRKIHPKIVRTFRGAGYTLGAAEDCA; this is encoded by the coding sequence ATGAGACTCCTTATCGTTGAAGACGACCCGATGCTGGGCGACGGTCTGCGCCGCGGCCTGCAGCTGCTCGACTACGCGGTCGACTGGTTCCGCAACGGCACCGATGCCGACCACGCGCTCGCGCTGGCCCACTACGATGCCGTGGTGCTCGACCTGGGCCTGCCCGGCGACGACGGCATGACGCTGCTGGCGCGCTGGCGCGCGCACGGCAGCCGCATCCCGGTGATCGTGCTGACCGCGCGCGATGCCGTCGACAGCCGCATCGGCGGGCTCGATGCCGGTGCCGACGACTACCTGGTCAAGCCGGTCGCGCTCGACGAGCTGGCGGCGCGGCTGCGCGCGGTCACGCGCCGCGCGGCGGGCATGTCGGCGCCGGTATGGCAGCACGGCGCGCTGACCTTCCACCCGGCCGCGCGCCAGGCCTACTGGCAGGGACAGCCGGTCGAGCTGACCAGCCGCGAAGCCATGCTGCTGGAGCTGCTGCTGGCGCATCCCAACCGGCTGCTGACGCGCGAGGTGCTGCGCGACAAGCTCTATGACTGGCAGGGCGGCATCGAGAGCAACGCGCTCGAAGTCCATATCCACCACCTGCGCCGCAAGATCCATCCGAAGATCGTGCGCACCTTCCGCGGCGCCGGCTACACGCTGGGCGCGGCCGAGGACTGCGCATGA